DNA sequence from the Hemibagrus wyckioides isolate EC202008001 linkage group LG20, SWU_Hwy_1.0, whole genome shotgun sequence genome:
AAGCCAACAGaccaaacatacacaaatatatatttatatatcaaatATACACACCCAAAGATAACGAATGTGTATTAGATAACGTGTATACATATAGTATGTATTAATGAGGCTCACTACTCgttgttatttttctttttctatcaaattatttaatatttaggaAGATTAATGCTAACTGTACAAACTCTTTACTACTAAACATAAAAGacttagtattagtattaaaaATCTAAGCCATATATgaattatatatctatatataatgtTACATTTATTACCATAATGCATTCGTTTGGTTTTATCCATCATGTTAACACCAGAATAAAACCTAAAAATGTATCTTCTATGGACTATACCATCTTACAGATTACACAAACGTGCACAATCACAGGCTCACAATATATAAGGACTGTCAGTACACACTCCTCTTGTGAAGtatacactccgtgtttctcaCTGGTTGTTCCCGAGGCCTGAGAATTGTCTTCCTGATCAAACTCCTCCACCTGTGATTTACTGATACCCCCCACCCCCGATTAAGGTcagagctaaactctgcaggaaagtggATCTCGTGGGCGAGATTTGAGGATCCCTGCTATATACTATACAAATCTCTAAAACCATACTGGAGACCTAAACCTCATTCTTCATAAAGATATTGACTAAACCGGTGGTTTGATGATTATTTCACTTGAAGTCTATAGAGAGATACTTTGTGGTCCGATACAAACAACTTCTTCCCAATCAGTGTGAAATCACGGGTGTTTAATATTCTTaaatattgtttaatttttgAGAATTGTTGAGAACAAAATGGTGAATTGATTTGTTTTATGACTTTGATCTGTCATTTGATAACAACtgtgatactacacacacacacacacacacacacacacacaccaatttaaGATCCATTCCAGTCCAGAGTACAGTATATTTACCTGGATATGAACCACCATGCACTCTACAGAggaggattgtttttgtttatctcATCAAGCCATGTGAATAGGACAGGTGGTTGTTTTCTTTCTGCCTGAGCTATAACACATCGCTCTCACCGagtacacacaaatacacacatgagTAACACTTCAACTGGGACATGATATGCTATCTTACTATGACACTTTAACGATGCCCCACCATTTACAATGATATTGGTACTGACTGTCACTTGGGATagctatctatctctctatctctctctatctatagtCCTACATGGTCCCTTATGATTAGACACAAAAGATTTCTCATTGCATTATGTGTTTTacatgaagggtgccaatacatcTACACTACAAAAATGCATTTCTCAATATATTCTTAATATTACTTTgagtttgtaattttattccactttatGTTTGCGCCCTCTGCTGTTTAGTTTCATAAACATACAGAAATTAAAAACATCGTTTGGCCTTCTGTGCTCGCCGTAGCAGTAGATTTTCAACATGGCGGCCTCCATGTTGGTGAGTAAAACCTTCATGTTGACATGTTTTCTAGGACTGCGTGTCATTTCAGTCCACATATTTgcgtatttttttttgtaaaattaagCATTTGGTTTTATTGGCTGAGTTATTGacaatttattcattagaaaTTAATTGGATTGAACGCCTCTCGCGCTTTGGAGTGCATTAAAATGAATACACATGGATAGTACAGTTAGGATGGTTGTTCGATCTAAGATACACACGTGTAATGAATTTTGTATGCAATGAAATAATATTGATTCAGTGAGCTTTCtgatcttcttttctctttcttttccccctCTCTTCTTATTAGATTCAGGTGAGGAGGCATTGCGCCCTGGTGCCAAGTCTCATTGTGGCTAGAAGGCATTATGCTTCTAGTCCTCCATCTCTGTTCAGCAAGTTCCTCCTTCAGTTAAATCACCGCTTTGTTGAGGTGGAATATCTCATAAGATTGAGCAGCTGGTTCAGAAATCGGGATATGCGGCGTAAAAATTTGtgagttctaatgtttagtcaGTTTTCATCCAAAGCAACATAATAAGTGAGTCACAATTATAATCCAGGCAACAGAGGAAGAGTGCTTCTTGTGTATTTAATAGTGCTTCCTTGTTTCCCTTTCTCACTTCTTAATTGTTCCTTCAGAGGAAGCACAGAAAGGGTGTAATGATGCCTCCCATAACTCGAttgattcattaattaatacacGGTAGGAATTTTATCCTTGGTGGATCTTCCCAGGAACTCTGTGCCTGAGGCAGGAATTCATCCTCGGATGAAATGCCAGAACATCATGCACTCACATTCGTATTAACTTACTTTCATCCTAGGATTTTAgtcatatacattatttatctAATTAAGTTCATTAAACCTAGCTTTGTGGTTCTTATTATTGTAGCATTTATCATTTACACGTAGTATTTATGCTGCAGGCTTCACAGCATCGCACACCAACTTATCTTTCAGTCAAAAGCCCCCTTTATCATTGCTACTTGAAACTTCTAGGCTGAAGAACGTAGTATGGGAGGCTGCAGCAATTTTTGGAGTAGTCTTAAGTTTCCACAATGTGAtaaggcacaatcacacacatttacagtcCTGCAATGgagtgtaaagagtgtgtgaggcactgacacatttatacacactctCACGAAAGATGCTGTGGGCGGTTTGGTACCGTATGCAGGTTTTTGAGTTCCTAGTCTTTGAATACAAAACATTTTGCTCTTTTGTCTTCTCTGTTTTCTATATCTCTATACtgagataaaaaacaaaataatgataaatgaataataacctcagtgtgtaaatgtttgcgaGAGTTCAAAGTACTTTTGAATAGACCGTGAGACATTATAGACTGTGCGTCTTATGCAGGTTCTACGAGTCCGCACAGAAGAAATACGGCGCAAATGTGGCAGCAGCGTACTCCATTCTGAAGCTGGGAGGAGGCTTCAGGTACAGTACTTCTCTTTTACAGAAAATCCCAGAACAAAAGTAAAATATCACATAAAACATACACTGGATCATACACTTACCGTTATCTAATAGGGCCGATCATGTcccagcagcacaatgcataaaatcagtCGGATTCAGGTCAAGATCATATTCGTTAAAAGTCTGATTTCTGTGACTTTGATTGTAGCATGAATGTTGGTACCAGAAGGGCTGAGTTGAGTATTTCAGATAGTGCTGCTaatctcctgggaatttcaccCACAGCAGTCTctaaagtttacacagaatggtgtgggTGGAAACACATTGTTGAGAATAtatatgtggtagcttagtggctaaggCATTGAGACTACttatcggaaggttgtgagttaaaatcccaggtccacaaagctgccactgctggctCCCTGAGCAAgggccttaaccctcaattgctcaggtgtataaattAGATAAAATGTGAGTTGCTCCGGATAAGGACGTCTACCATATGCCCGAAATGTAGAGGTCAGGTTGGTTAAAGGCAAagaccaggtgattttttttttttccctaatcaTCTCAGATCTGTCTAGTTTGGGTGAATCTGTTCCCAGGGTAGTCTTAAATTCCTCTTCTTGCCTaacagaagtggaacctgataGTCGAAACTTATCTGCTACTTAAAGTTTTTGaggttttgagatgcttttctgctcaccacagatgcaaagagtgattatataagtgactatagacttcctgtcatatataatatataaggaCTTTCAGTACACACTCCTCTTGTGAAGtatacactccgtgtttctcaCTGGTTGTTCCTGAGGCCTGAGAATTGTCTTCCTGATCAAACTCCTCCACCTGTGATTTACTgataccccccaccccccgattaaggttagagctaaattctgcaggaaagtggatcttgtgcccccccccccccacacacacacaccattctgtgtaaactctagagaattATCTCCTTTAAGTCCCAGAAGTTTTGCAAAGCACTGTGCTTGCAAACAGAGAGTAGTGTTAACAGGAAAGGCTTTTTGTTCACAGGTTTGCCGGACAGACCGAGTGGTTTCGCGTCAATTCGAAGGGGAAGTTTAGCTTTGACTTTGTAAACACACCAGGTGCAACTATAGAGGAGATTGACTTGAGCAGGACGCTGATAAACCACGATGGACTGCACAACGTCGGTAATCTTCTCTCCTTACACTCGCACACGGAGTAGATTAGCAAATGAAATGAAGTGGCATTAGGTGTAcattggaaaaataaatagacaaacgTTACAGTTCATGATGAAGTTCACTGGTATGAATAAAGATGAATCATTAGAAGAGGTCCCAAAAAAACA
Encoded proteins:
- the dmac2 gene encoding distal membrane-arm assembly complex protein 2, with the protein product MAASMLIQVRRHCALVPSLIVARRHYASSPPSLFSKFLLQLNHRFVEVEYLIRLSSWFRNRDMRRKNLFYESAQKKYGANVAAAYSILKLGGGFRFAGQTEWFRVNSKGKFSFDFVNTPGATIEEIDLSRTLINHDGLHNVASQRNLRSLSVQGCPEVDDWFLARLHIFRETLQELNISHCPRITVGGLAALQHLRKLQQLDISSLPQLQSPGLVRILIEEMLPHCKVIGAEYDQGLEPTDADSLRNAQT